In one window of Cryptococcus neoformans var. neoformans B-3501A chromosome 11, whole genome shotgun sequence DNA:
- a CDS encoding hypothetical protein (Match to ESTs gb|CF182952.1|CF182952, gb|CF194808.1|CF194808, gb|CF191762.1|CF191762; HMMPfam hit to 6PGD, 6-phosphogluconate dehydrogenase, C-terminal domain, score: 727.9, E(): 5.4e-216; HMMPfam hit to NAD_binding_2, NAD binding domain of 6-phosphogluconate dehydrogenase, score: 438.9, E(): 5.6e-129), with amino-acid sequence MSSELADVGLIGLAVMGQNLILNMNDKGFKVCAYNRTVAKVDHFLANEAKGTNVIGAHSVKELCSKLKRPRRIILLVKAGKAVDDFIAQLEPYLEKGDIIIDGGNSHYPDSIRRTHELEAKGLLFVGSGVSGGEEGARNGPSLMPGGSDAAWPHIKDIFQKTAAQAQGEPCCDWVGETGSGHYVKMVHNGIEYGDMQLIAEAYDILKRGLELDEDEIAAIFDKWNSGVLDSFLIEITRDILKFKDTDGVPMVRKILDKAGQKGTGKWTAIDALDNGMPVTLIGEAVFARCLSAIKDERVRASKVIPGPPKEAFKGDKQQFIDDLEQALYASKIISYAQGFMLMREAAKVNDWHLNNAGIAAMWRGGCIIKSVFLSDITAAYRENPALENLLLAPFFTKALEKAQAGWRRVIAQSTLWGIPVPAHTTALSFFDGYRTETLPANLIQGQRDFFGAHTFRVVPGMGNDHLKEDEDVHVRWTSTSGNVSSSTYNA; translated from the exons ATGTCTTCCGAGCT TGCCGACGTTGGTCTTATTGGTTTGGCCGTCATG GGTCAGAACTTGATCCTTAACATGAACGACAAGGGTTTCAAGGTCTGTGCCTACAACCG AACCGTCGCCAAGGTCGACCACTTCCTCGCGAACGAGGCTAAGG GCACCAACGTCATTGGCGCCCACTCCGTTAAGGAGCTCTGCTCTAAGCTCAAGAGGCCTAGGCgaatcatccttctcgtcaAGGCTGGTAAGGCCGTCGACGACTTCATTGCTCAGCTCGAGCCTTACCTCGAGAAGGGTGACATCATCATTGACGGTGGTAACTCTCACTACCCCGACTCTATTCGTCGAACCCACGAGCTCGAGGCCAAGGGTCTCTTGTTCGTCGGCTCTGGTGTCTCtggtggtgaagagggTGCCCGAAACGGTCCTTCTCTCATGCCCGGTGGTTCTGATGCCGCTTGGCCCCACATCAAGGACATCTTCC AGAAGACCGCTGCCCAGGCCCAGGGTGAACCCTGCTGTGACTGGGTCGGTGAGACCGGTTCCGGCCACTACGTTAAGATGGTCCACAACGGTATCGAGTACGGAGACATGCAGTTGATCGCTGAGGCCTACGACATCCTCAAGCGAGGTCTTGAGCTcgatgaggacgagatTGCTGCCATCTTCGACAAG TGGAACAGCGGTGTCCTCgactctttcctcattgAGATCACCCGAGACATCCTCAAATTCAAGGACACTGACGGTGTCCCCATGGTCCGAAAGATCCTTGACAAGGCCGGCCAGAAGGGTACCGGTAAGTGGACCGCCATTGACGCCCTCGACAACGGTATGCCCGTTACCCTTATTGGTGAGGCCGTCTTCGCCCGATGCCTCTCTGCCATCAAGGACGAGCGAGTCAGGGCTTCCAAGGTCATCCCCGGTCCCCCCAAGGAGGCCTTCAAGGGCGACAAGCAGCAGTTCATTGA CGACCTTGAGCAGGCTCTTTACGCCTCCAAGATTATCTCTTACGCCCAGGGCTTCATGCTCATGCGTGAGGCTGCCAAGGTTAACGACTGGCACTTGAACAACGCCGGTATCGCTGCTATGTGGCGAGGTGGCTGTATCATCAAGTCTGTCTTCCTTTCTGACATCACCGCTGCCTACCGAGAGAACCCCGCCCTCGAgaacctcctccttgctcccttcttcaccaagGCCCTCGAAAAGGCCCAAGCCGGCTGGAGGCGAGTCATCGCTCAGTCCACTCTTTGGGGTATCCCCGTTCCTGCCCACACCACcgccttgtccttcttcgacGGTTACCGAACTGAGACTCTTCCCGCCAACCTTATCCAGGGTCAGCGAGACTTCTTCGGTG CCCACACCTTCCGAGTTGTTCCCGGTATGGGCAACGACCACCtcaaggaggacgaggacgtTCACGTCAGGTGGACCTCTACCTCTGGTAAcgtctcctcttccacatACAATGCTTAA
- a CDS encoding hypothetical protein (Match to ESTs gb|CF194572.1|CF194572, gb|CF194571.1|CF194571, gb|CF185038.1|CF185038): protein MKVFSISLLAVAQTAPPTATLLGTAQDLSSFTFYQRSSVGEFLTFFTKTVAERTPANQPSSVEENNHKAHVFVTAGRTPGGPGLAAVMITDLEYPLRPAFSLLTKILDEHTALLASLPNQSAAPSFGSASANAFGGNPSQAAAGGLPPAQKGKLEGTLANYLTKYQDPKQADTIMKVQKELDETKVVLHKTIESVLERGEKLDNLVERSNALSAQSKMFYKTAKKQNSCCVVM from the exons ATGAAGgtcttttccatctccctcctcgccgTCGCACAGACCGCCCCCCCCACCGCCACCCTCCTCGGCACCGCCCAGgacctctcctcctttacCTTCTACCAGCGCAGCAGCGTCGGCGAGTTCCTCACGTTCTTCACAAAG ACCGTCGCCGAGAGGACGCCTGCGAACCAGCCGTCGTCCGTCGAGGAGAACAACCACAAGGCCCATGTCTTTGTCACCGCCGGCCGCACCCCCGGCGGCCCTGGCCTTGCCG CCGTCATGATCACCGACCTCGAGTACCCGCTCCGGCCCGCattctccctcctcaccaAGATCCTCGACGAGCACaccgccctcctcgccaGCCTCCCCAACCAGTCCGCCGCCCCCTCGTTCGGCTCCGCCTCCGCCAACGCTTTCGGCGGCAACCCCTCCCAGGCCGCTGCCGGCGGCCTGCCCCCGGCCCAGAAGGGCAAGCTCGAGGGCACCCTCGCAAACTATCTCACAAAGTACCAGGATCCCAAGCAGGCGGACACGATCATGAAGGTGCAGAAAGAGCTGGACGAGACCAAGGTCGTTTTG CACAAGACGATCGAGTCGGTTCTTGAACGAGGCGAAAAGCTCGACAATCTCGTGGAACGTTCAAACGCCCTCTCGGCGCAAAGCAAAATGTTCTACAAGACTGCCAAGAAG CAAAACTCTTGCTGCGTGGTGATGTAA
- a CDS encoding hypothetical protein (HMMPfam hit to TBC, TBC domain, score: 114.8, E(): 2.1e-31), translating into MATSKVKARAAMFEKGAPGTGTPPSFRSIPRTSSTPESPPAEPAPPPATAGRTERFSDVPLTDIAPSAPEIAETLAARGDPAATPPAKEHRSFFAAISPAISPADHPDTATLHASPGWKSTMSHLLTRSASSTSDPSRAPSPLASASPPTLSPSPAPALHRVESAPTRDRRLSKDLSVYERGREGFEKVRSEMDSAAMEMRRERQSRRTSTYISSADAPAIRTPDTIPETPEEEEVDWTFWGSVVQGYEQVALARPKDLSKAIQQGVPPVIRGAVWQLMSSSKSLDLEEAYKALLKLSSPHEKAIMKDLNRTFPNHKYFKEGGGVGQEGLFMVVKAYSLYDQEVGYTQGLAFIVAALLLNMPDEEAFCVLVRLMDSYNLRSHYTAEMQGLQLRLFQFDRLVEEILPLLHTHFVRKGVKSSMYASQWFMTLFSYRFPLSLVYRVLDIVFAEGIEAVFRFSLALLKKSEEKLVQLDFEEILQFLQADLFQVYRASTENGDGDAGAGDGKKDGHDVEEEEWKANEFVRDAFKIRITPLMLDAYASEWEERCRDQNRHAIELDQLRNANRNLSSQVKQLEASLAAINQEHVELVRRLVMSNIEKEEMENELVRYKMLYAELAHAQQEALSVHSRLSSSSTADTLKSTK; encoded by the exons ATGGCCACATCAAAAGTCAAGGCCAGGGCGGCCATGTTCGAGAAGGGCGCGCCGGGCACGGGCACCCCGCCATCGTTTAGATCGATCCCTCGCACGTCCTCTACGCCCGAGTCTCCCCCGGCGGAGCCCGCCCCCCCGCCTGCAACCGCCGGGCGCACAGAAAGGTTCTCGGATGTGCCCCTCACGGACATCGCTCCATCAGCGCCCGAGATCGCGGAGACACTAGCGGCGCGAGGCGATCCCGCGGCGACTCCCCCGGCGAAAGAGCACAGGTCCTTCTTCGCCGCCATCAGCCCCGCCATCAGCCCCGCCGATCACCCGGACACCGCCACCCTCCACGCCAGCCCAGGCTGGAAATCCACCATGTCCCACCTTCTCACCCGCTcggcctcctccacctcggACCCTTCCCGCGCGCCCTCCCCCCTCGCCTCCGCCTCGCCGCCAACGCTCTCCCCCTCGCCCGCTCCCGCCCTCCACCGGGTAGAATCGGCGCCCACGAGGGACAGGCGGCTCAGCAAAGACCTGTCTGTGTATGAAAGGGGCCGGGAAGGATTTGAAAAGGTGAGAAGCGAGATGGACAGCGCCGCGATGGAAATGCGGCGGGAACGGCAAAGCAGGCGGACGTCGACCTATATCAGCAGCGCAGACGCGCCCGCCATCCGCACCCCGGATACGATCCCAGAAACaccagaagaggaagaagtcgaCTGGACGTTCTGGGGCTCGGTCGTCCAGGGGTATGAACAAGTCGCTCTTGCGCGTCCAAAAGATCTGTCCAAGGCTATCCAGCAGGGTGTTCCCCCAGTCATACGCGGTGCGGTCTGGCAGCTCATGTCGTCATCAAAGTCCCTCgatttggaggaggcgTACAAGGCACTACTGAAACTGAGCTCTCCGCATGAAAAGGCGATCATGAAAGACCTGAATAGGACGTTTCCGAATCACAAGTACTTtaaagaaggaggaggtgtagggcaagaaggattATTCATGGTCGTCAAGGCCTACAGCTT ATACGATCAGGAAGTGGGGTATACCCAGGGCTTGGCATTCATCGTGGCCGCTCTCTTGCTCAAT ATGCCGGATGAAGAAGCGTTTTGCGTCCTTGTCCGTCTAATGGACTCTTACAACCTGCGCTCCCACTATACCGCCGAAATGCAAGGTCTTCAACTTCGTTTATTCCAATTCGATCGGCTGGTAGAAGAGATCTTACCTCTGCTCCATACGCATTTCGTGAGAAAGGGAGTGAAAAGTAGTATGTATGCGAGTCAGTGGTTTATGACACTGTTCAGTTACCG GTTTCCTCTATCCCTAGTCTATCGGGTACTGGATATCGTCTTTGCGGAAGGTATCGAAGCTGTTTTCCGATTCTCGCTCGCACTGCTCAAGAAATCTGAAGAAAAATTGGTCCAGCTAGATTTCGAAGAAATATTACAGTTCCTTCAAGCTGATCTGTTTCAAGTATATCGAGCGTCTACCGAAAACGGTGATGGTGACGCTGGGGCTGGAGATGgtaagaaggatgggcatgatgtagaggaggaggaatggaagGCGAACGAGTTTGTCAGAGATGCGTTCAAGATACGGAT AACCCCGTTAATGCTCGACGCCTATGCCTCGGAATGGGAGGAACGGTGTCGAGACCAGAATCGGCATGCGATAGAACTTGATCAATTGCGGAATGCGAATCGTAATTTGAGCTCTCAAGT TAAACAACTGGAAGCTTCTTTAGCGGCCAT AAATCAAGAACATGTCGAGCTTGTCCGACGATTAGTGATGAGCAATattgaaaaggaagagatggaaaatgAACTTGTACGATATAAAATGCT CTATGCCGAGTTGGCACATGCTCAACAAGAGGCACTTTCCGTCCATTCCCGCCTTTCGAGCTCATCCACGGCCGATACATTAAAATCGACGAAATAA
- a CDS encoding hypothetical protein (HMMPfam hit to TFIID-31kDa, Transcription initiation factor IID, 31kD subunit, score: 81.0, E(): 3.1e-21) — protein sequence MSRTVPTIPRDGRLISLILASKGIEDADERVIHQLLDFSRRYTADVLQSAQTLADHAARTGASSNRIEKEDVELAIKMRKLYEFFEAPPRDYLATLAHELNSHPLPALPETFDLVRLPPAHQRLAEVNFDIVPDAELVLTEDEREDGEDSEDEEEDDDGGEDGDEDGKPNGEADGEVDGDGEDEDMEEVGVDGLPSAGVAPEAAPVRQAVDVDEDYDM from the exons ATGTCTCGCACGGTACCTACAA TTCCGCGTGATGGCCGACTGATTTCTCTTATACTTGCGTCAAAAGGGATAGAAGACGCAGACGAGCGTGTCATCCATCAGCTCTTGGACTTTTCACGGA GATATACAGCTGATGTCCTTCAAAGTGCTCAGACCTTAGCAGACCACGCAGCTCGTACGGGTGCGAGTTCGAATAGGATcgaaaaggaggatgtggagcTGGCTAtcaagatgaggaagctTTACGAGTTCTTTGAAGCTCCTCCGAGAGAT TACCTCGCAACCCTCGCACACGAACTCAATTCCCATCCCCTCCCAGCCCTTCCGGAGACTTTTGACCTCGTCCGTCTACCGCCCGCACACCAACGTCTTGCCGAAGTGAATTTCGATATCGTCCCGGACGCAGAACTCGTTCTTACGGAAGATGAACgggaggatggggaggatagtgaggatgaagaagaagatgatgatggtggggaggatggagatgaggatgggaaaCCGAATGGAGAGGCGGATGGGGAGGTGGATGGCGAtggggaggatgaggatatGGAGGAGGTCGGGGTGGATGGTCTGCCGTCTGCTGGAGTTGCACCGGAAGCGGCGCCGGTGAGGCAGGcggtggatgtggatgaggattaTGATATGTAG
- a CDS encoding hypothetical protein (HMMPfam hit to tRNA-synt_1c, tRNA synthetases class I (E and Q), catalytic domain, score: 404.9, E(): 9.7e-119) yields MTRPLRPLLKVLSPRLGIRHYHSHHSSPQTTNVSSEIPKSARLRFAPSPTGHLHLGGLRTALFNHILARKWKGKWLLRIEDTDRSRYTEGAVDSLRNALEWAGLEYDEGVGVGGSYGPYTQSERIDIYQHYTKELLSRDEAYECFCSPTELEAIKLSLAQQGFKHSYDGRCRHLTEEDVARRKRAGQKFVVRYKNAPGELDLPPDMIFGTHQPTAVIGPDDFVLLKSDGWPTYHLASVVDDHLMEITHVLRGEEWLPSIPKHHKLYRAFGWTPPQFAHLPLLCNPDGTKLSKRRGNTFVQHYQKQGYEPEALLNFLALMGWDYHAAITSSSPETTLDPHIRTDGHSLYELFTLPQLIAAFDPTHINHRKAAVNQGKLDFLNKMTLRRKAGRLGEDGVMVEAGKVFTGQEEEERQKLVERFQVSLREEKVLQGCELVNDLDFVGKVFDAELPRTTRLCEMPIHSIFYFLPPTYTCQESKSILKDLNFRLYCQYTHLFADALQTRAESAESVDEALVWDVIHEVVEASGVTKKSQFLIPIRHALTERKKGPSIPELVTVLGLDESLSRLRRGEEFVREQDLARRKAAEAE; encoded by the exons ATGACTAGACCTCTCAGACCATTGCTCAAAGTCCTGAGCCCCAGACTGGGCATTCGACACTACCATTCTCACCACTCTTCCCCTCAAACTACCAACGTCTCTTCAGAAATACCGAAAAGCGCCCGACTCCGATTTGCGCCGTCTCCTACTGGCCATCTGCATCTTGGTGGTCTACGAACGGCTTTGTTCAACCACATACTAgcgaggaaatggaaaggaaaatGGCTGTTGAGGATTGAGGATACCGATAGG TCGAGATATACTGAGGGAGCCGTGGATAGCTTGAGAAACGCCTTGGAATGGGCAGGGCTTGAGTATGATGAGGGTGTGGGTGTTGGAGGATCTTACGGACCTTATACCCAA TCTGAGAGGATCGACATCTACCAACACTACACCAAAGAACTCCTTTCTCGGGACGAAGCTTACGAATGCTTCTGCTCGCCCACCGAGCTGGAGGCTATCAAGTTATCATTAGCACAACAAGGATTCAAGCACAGTTATGATGGACGATGTCGGCATTTGACAGAGGAGGACGTGGCTAGGCGAAAGCGTGCGGGGCAGAAGTTTGTGGTTCGGTACAAG AATGCTCCCGGAGAGCTCGACTTACCTCCTGACATGATATTTGGTACTCACCAGCCCACAGCCGTGATTGGCCCGGACGACTTTGTCCTGCTCAAATCAGACGGTTGGCCAACTTATCATTTGGCAAGCGTGGTCGATGACCATCTCATGGAGATCACACATGTTCTTCGAGGGGAA GAATGGCTCCCTTCCATACCAAAGCATCATAAGCTTTACAGAGCATTCGGGTGGACGCCCCCTCAATTTGCGCATCTTCCTTTACTGTGTAACCCTGATGGAACAAAGTTGAGTAAGCGACGTGGTAACACCTTTGTACAGCATTACCAG AAACAAGGGTACGAGCCCGAGGCACTCCTCAATTTCCTCGCTTTAATGGGCTGGGATTATCACGCCGCTAtcacatcttcatcccctgAAACCACCCTCGATCCTCACATCCGAACCGACGGTCACTCTTTGTACGAACTCTTCACCCTCCCTCAACTCATCGCCGCGTTTGACCCTACCCATATCAACCACCGTAAAGCTGCTGTTAATCAGGGCAAGTTGGATTTCTTGAATAAAATGACTTTGAGGAGAAAGGCTGGACggttgggagaagatggggtGATGGTTGAAGCGGGGAAGGTCTTTACGggacaagaggaggaagaaaggcaGAAGTTGGTGGAAAGGTTCCAGGTTTCattgagggaagagaaagtcCTCCAGGGATG TGAGTTAGTAAACGACCTTGATTTTGTTGGGAAAGTGTTCGATGCCGAGCTT CCACGAACCACGCGTCTCTGTGAGATGCCCATACACTCGATCTTCtacttccttcctccaacGTACACATGCCAAGAATCCAAATCTATCCTCAAGGACCTCAATTTTCGTCTCTACT GCCAATATACACATCTCTTTGCCGATGCCCTCCAAACTCGTGCAGAATCAGCCGAGTCTGTGGACGAAGCCCTGGTGTGGGATGTCATTCacgaggtggtggaggcttCAGGtgtgacgaagaagagccagTTCCTAATTCCTATCAGACATGCTTTGACAGAGAGAAAG AAAGGACCCAGTATCCCCGAGTTGGTCACCGTTTTGGGTCTCGATGAGAGCTTGTCAAGATtacgaagaggagaagagttCGTCAGGGAACAGGATCTTGCCCGTAGGAAGGCCGCGGAGGCCGAGTAA